From a single Alkalihalophilus pseudofirmus genomic region:
- the gatC gene encoding Asp-tRNA(Asn)/Glu-tRNA(Gln) amidotransferase subunit GatC has protein sequence MSRISTDEVKHVANLARLAITEEEAEMFQGQLDAIITFAEQLNELDTTGVEPTSHVLDMKNVLREDKPAEGLPIKDVLKNAPDHEDGHIRVPSIMD, from the coding sequence ATGTCACGAATCTCAACGGATGAAGTAAAGCACGTTGCTAACCTAGCAAGGCTCGCTATTACTGAAGAAGAAGCGGAAATGTTTCAAGGACAGCTTGATGCTATTATCACATTTGCAGAACAGCTGAATGAACTCGATACAACAGGAGTAGAACCTACTTCTCACGTTCTTGATATGAAGAATGTATTACGCGAAGATAAGCCAGCTGAAGGATTGCCAATTAAAGATGTACTTAAAAATGCACCAGATCATGAAGATGGCCACATTAGAGTGCCGTCTATTATGGATTAG
- the ligA gene encoding NAD-dependent DNA ligase LigA, which yields MDRQEAEKRVQTLREKLEEYGYHYYVLDQPLVTDAEYDQLMQELIALEGEHPELVSEDSPSVRIGGEPLPFFEKVEHQIPMLSLGNAFNDQDLRDFDRRVRERVGDNVTYSCELKIDGLAVSLTYENGKFVRGATRGDGTIGEDITNNLKTIPAIPLKLKQEASLEVRGEAYMPKKSFEALNEAKSEAGEEKFANPRNAAAGSLRQLDPKIAAKRNLSIFIYAIGNAEGQDLASHHEGLAYLKELGFKVNNESKHCPTIEEVIEYTNEWLDKRADLPYEIDGIVIKVDSIEQQKELGFTAKSPRWATAFKFPAEEVVTILRDIELSVGRTGVVTPTAILDPVVVAGTTVKRASLHNEDLIREKDVKLGDTVIVKKAGDIIPEVVNVLTDRRDGRERDFSMPTHCPECESELVRLEGEVALRCINPECPAQIREGLIHFVSRQAMNIDGLGEKVIAQLFDHKLIHTVADLYQLDRSELLKLERMGEKSVDNLLKAIEASKENSLEKLLFGLGVRFVGSKAAKTLAMEFESIEAIIEADEAALVAVNEIGEKMAASIVRFFETDEVKELIKRLQSYGVNTSYKGPKPVSGTEAAESPFANKTVVLTGKLYEMTRDEAKEKIETLGGKVTGSVSKKTDIVIAGEDAGSKKKKAEELGIEIWDEAALLKGLT from the coding sequence ATGGACCGACAAGAGGCAGAAAAGCGTGTGCAAACGCTGCGAGAGAAATTAGAAGAGTATGGCTATCACTATTATGTTCTTGACCAGCCGCTTGTAACGGATGCCGAATATGATCAGCTAATGCAAGAGTTGATTGCTCTAGAAGGAGAGCATCCAGAATTAGTGAGTGAGGATTCTCCGTCCGTGCGTATAGGCGGGGAACCTCTTCCTTTCTTTGAAAAAGTAGAACATCAAATTCCGATGCTCAGTCTTGGAAATGCCTTCAATGATCAAGACCTGCGTGACTTTGACCGCCGTGTGCGCGAGCGTGTAGGCGATAATGTAACGTATAGCTGCGAACTAAAAATTGATGGACTGGCTGTCTCACTCACGTATGAGAATGGGAAGTTCGTCCGCGGAGCAACTCGCGGAGACGGAACAATCGGTGAAGATATTACGAATAATTTAAAAACGATTCCTGCGATTCCGTTAAAGCTGAAGCAAGAAGCAAGTCTTGAAGTGCGCGGAGAGGCGTACATGCCGAAGAAATCGTTTGAAGCATTAAATGAAGCGAAAAGCGAGGCGGGGGAAGAGAAATTTGCTAACCCTCGTAACGCAGCGGCCGGATCTTTGCGCCAATTAGATCCTAAAATTGCGGCGAAAAGGAACTTGTCGATCTTTATTTATGCGATCGGTAACGCAGAAGGCCAAGACCTTGCTTCTCATCACGAAGGCCTCGCTTACCTAAAAGAGCTTGGATTTAAAGTCAATAATGAAAGCAAGCACTGTCCGACAATTGAAGAAGTCATTGAGTATACAAATGAGTGGTTAGATAAACGTGCAGATCTCCCTTATGAAATTGACGGGATTGTCATCAAGGTTGATTCCATCGAACAACAAAAAGAGCTTGGATTTACAGCGAAAAGCCCTAGATGGGCAACTGCGTTTAAATTTCCAGCAGAAGAAGTCGTAACAATTCTTCGTGATATCGAGCTTAGTGTAGGCAGAACAGGGGTTGTGACACCGACGGCTATTCTTGATCCGGTTGTTGTAGCTGGTACAACAGTTAAGCGCGCATCCTTACATAATGAGGACTTGATCCGTGAGAAGGATGTGAAGCTTGGAGATACAGTGATCGTGAAAAAAGCAGGCGACATTATTCCTGAAGTAGTGAATGTGCTGACGGACCGCCGTGACGGCAGAGAGAGGGACTTCAGCATGCCTACTCATTGCCCGGAATGTGAAAGCGAGCTAGTTCGTTTAGAAGGGGAAGTGGCACTTCGCTGCATTAATCCTGAATGTCCGGCACAAATTCGTGAAGGCTTAATTCATTTTGTTTCAAGACAAGCGATGAATATTGATGGATTGGGAGAAAAGGTCATTGCTCAATTATTTGATCATAAATTAATTCACACCGTCGCAGATCTCTATCAATTAGATCGTTCTGAGCTGTTAAAGCTTGAACGTATGGGGGAGAAGTCTGTTGATAATTTACTGAAGGCGATCGAAGCTTCAAAAGAGAACTCGCTTGAAAAGCTGTTGTTTGGCCTGGGGGTTCGTTTTGTCGGCTCAAAGGCAGCAAAGACGCTTGCGATGGAATTTGAATCAATTGAAGCGATTATCGAAGCAGATGAAGCGGCCCTGGTCGCTGTAAACGAAATCGGCGAGAAAATGGCGGCATCCATTGTGCGCTTTTTTGAAACAGATGAAGTAAAAGAGTTAATCAAACGTTTGCAATCATATGGGGTAAATACGAGTTATAAGGGACCTAAGCCAGTTAGTGGTACGGAGGCTGCTGAAAGCCCGTTTGCCAATAAAACAGTTGTATTAACAGGGAAGCTTTATGAGATGACACGTGATGAAGCGAAAGAAAAAATTGAAACACTTGGTGGAAAAGTCACTGGCAGTGTTAGTAAGAAGACTGATATAGTGATTGCAGGCGAAGATGCCGGCTCAAAGAAAAAGAAAGCCGAAGAGCTAGGAATTGAGATTTGGGATGAGGCTGCATTGTTAAAAGGGCTTACGTAG
- a CDS encoding BMP family lipoprotein, protein MKKWLRTLSLSVAAAVALAACGSGDTAEETPADGGDDSSEEAVEAGDFKVAMVTDVGGIDDKSFNQSAWEGLSAFGEEVGLEEGTGYRYLQSQTMDDFEPNLRNLVREDADLVWGIGFLMEDAIRTIAEQVEDAQLAIVDTVVLDAEEKTYDNIANVTFKEHEGSFLVGVIAGLQTEGDKVGFIGGVESGLIKKFENGFKAGVKAVNPDAEILVQYAESFNDASRGSQIANTMYSQGADIIYHAAGGTGNGLFTEAINRARNGENVWAIGVDRDQHEEGEYGDGQSVTLTSMVKRVDTAVAIVSEQTMNGDFPGGEILEYGLEEDAVGIAPSTDNVSEEALSAVEDYKGQIQSGDISVPQTDDEYEEYLNGLE, encoded by the coding sequence ATGAAAAAGTGGTTACGTACATTATCACTGTCTGTTGCTGCCGCTGTTGCTCTTGCTGCTTGTGGATCAGGTGATACTGCAGAAGAAACACCTGCTGATGGTGGGGATGACTCATCTGAAGAAGCAGTTGAAGCTGGAGATTTTAAAGTAGCAATGGTTACAGATGTTGGGGGAATTGATGATAAATCATTTAACCAATCAGCTTGGGAAGGTTTATCTGCATTTGGTGAAGAAGTTGGACTTGAAGAAGGAACTGGCTACCGTTACCTTCAATCACAAACAATGGATGATTTCGAGCCAAACTTACGTAACTTAGTTCGTGAAGATGCTGACCTTGTATGGGGTATTGGTTTCTTAATGGAAGATGCGATTCGTACAATTGCTGAGCAAGTTGAAGATGCGCAGCTTGCTATTGTAGATACAGTGGTTCTTGATGCTGAAGAAAAGACGTATGACAACATTGCTAACGTAACATTTAAAGAGCATGAAGGTTCTTTCCTTGTTGGTGTTATTGCTGGTCTTCAAACAGAAGGCGATAAAGTAGGTTTCATCGGCGGAGTTGAAAGTGGTCTAATCAAGAAGTTCGAAAATGGATTCAAAGCTGGTGTTAAAGCAGTAAATCCAGATGCTGAAATCCTAGTTCAATATGCAGAGAGCTTTAACGATGCATCTCGTGGTTCTCAAATCGCAAACACAATGTACAGCCAAGGCGCTGACATCATCTATCACGCTGCAGGCGGAACTGGTAACGGATTATTCACAGAAGCAATCAACCGTGCACGTAACGGAGAAAATGTTTGGGCAATCGGTGTTGACCGTGACCAACACGAAGAAGGCGAATACGGCGATGGTCAATCTGTCACTCTTACTTCAATGGTTAAACGTGTAGATACTGCTGTTGCAATCGTTTCTGAGCAAACAATGAATGGAGACTTCCCTGGCGGCGAAATTCTAGAGTATGGTCTTGAAGAAGATGCTGTAGGTATTGCTCCTTCTACAGATAACGTTTCTGAAGAAGCTTTATCTGCTGTTGAAGATTACAAAGGACAAATTCAATCAGGTGATATCAGCGTACCTCAAACAGATGATGAGTACGAAGAGTACCTAAACGGCTTAGAATAA
- a CDS encoding ABC transporter ATP-binding protein, with protein sequence MSYVIEMNNIRKEFPGIVANDNITLQLKKGEIHALLGENGAGKSTLMNVLFGLYQPERGEIRVHGEKVEITDPNIANRLGIGMVHQHFMLVDKFTVTENIVMGNEPTKFGVVNIKKAAKEVKAISERYGLSVDPHAKIEDISVGMQQRVEILKTLYRGADILIFDEPTAVLTPQEIQELIGIMKTLVAEGKSIILITHKLKEIMAVCDRCTVIRRGKGIGTVEVSETDQDKLAAMMVGREVNFKVDKTPAAPKETVLSVTDLTVKDSRGVDAVKSLNLEIKAGEIVGLAGVDGNGQSEFIEAIAGLRKADKGSIKLNNKELVGLKPRKVTESGIGHIPEDRHKHGLVLDFAIGENIVLQTYYQKPYSKNTVLNYPEIYKKAKELIEDFDVRTPSEYTPARALSGGNQQKAIIAREVDRSPDFLIAAQPTRGLDVGAIESIHKRLISERDKGRGVLLMSLELDEVLNVSDRIAVMYEGQIVAIVDADKTNEKELGLLMAGGKKEKAGEAQ encoded by the coding sequence ATGAGTTATGTTATTGAGATGAATAACATCCGTAAAGAGTTTCCTGGCATTGTAGCCAATGATAATATTACACTCCAGCTTAAAAAGGGTGAGATTCATGCCTTACTTGGTGAAAATGGAGCTGGAAAATCAACACTGATGAACGTGCTGTTCGGCTTATATCAACCTGAGCGCGGGGAAATTCGCGTACATGGTGAAAAAGTTGAAATTACAGACCCTAACATTGCCAATCGTCTTGGAATTGGAATGGTGCATCAGCACTTTATGTTAGTAGATAAATTTACAGTTACTGAAAATATTGTGATGGGAAATGAACCGACTAAATTTGGAGTCGTTAATATTAAAAAGGCTGCAAAAGAAGTTAAAGCGATCTCAGAGCGTTATGGTCTTTCGGTCGATCCTCATGCGAAGATTGAAGACATTTCAGTCGGAATGCAGCAGCGTGTAGAAATTTTGAAAACGCTGTACCGCGGCGCTGATATCCTTATCTTTGATGAGCCGACAGCTGTCTTGACCCCTCAAGAAATTCAAGAGCTGATTGGAATTATGAAGACCCTTGTAGCAGAAGGGAAGTCAATTATTTTAATTACTCATAAGCTTAAAGAAATTATGGCTGTATGTGATCGTTGTACGGTTATCCGCCGTGGTAAGGGGATTGGAACAGTTGAAGTAAGTGAAACAGATCAGGATAAGCTTGCTGCTATGATGGTAGGACGCGAAGTTAATTTTAAAGTGGATAAAACACCAGCAGCTCCTAAAGAAACAGTGCTTTCTGTAACAGACTTAACTGTTAAAGATTCACGCGGTGTGGATGCTGTAAAATCCCTTAACCTTGAAATTAAAGCTGGAGAGATTGTCGGTCTTGCCGGGGTAGATGGAAACGGGCAATCTGAATTTATTGAAGCCATTGCGGGCTTGCGTAAAGCCGATAAGGGCTCAATCAAATTGAACAACAAAGAGTTAGTTGGCCTAAAACCACGTAAGGTAACAGAGTCTGGAATCGGGCATATTCCTGAAGATCGCCATAAGCACGGGTTAGTCCTTGATTTTGCGATTGGTGAAAATATTGTTTTGCAAACATATTACCAAAAGCCTTACTCAAAAAATACCGTATTAAATTATCCAGAAATTTATAAGAAGGCGAAAGAATTAATTGAAGACTTTGATGTTAGAACGCCTTCAGAATACACACCGGCACGTGCGCTTTCGGGCGGTAATCAGCAAAAAGCAATTATTGCTCGTGAAGTAGACCGTTCGCCTGACTTCTTAATTGCGGCACAGCCGACACGTGGTCTTGATGTAGGGGCAATTGAATCTATTCATAAGCGGCTGATCTCAGAACGTGATAAGGGACGTGGAGTCTTATTAATGTCACTTGAGTTAGATGAAGTCCTAAATGTGAGTGACCGGATTGCGGTTATGTATGAAGGACAGATCGTCGCGATTGTTGATGCAGATAAAACAAATGAGAAAGAGCTCGGGCTGCTTATGGCAGGCGGGAAGAAAGAGAAAGCGGGTGAAGCACAGTGA
- the putP gene encoding sodium/proline symporter PutP has product MELATIITFIVYLVGMLVIGLIAYKMTSNLSDYVLGGRRLGGSVAALSAGASDMSSWLLLGLPGAMYVGGMSEIWLAVGLAVGAYLNWQFMAARLRKYTKVANDSITLPDFLEHRFKDSSKSLRIISALVILVFFAFYTSSGLVGGALLFESSFGMTYTQALWIGAIVIISYTFLGGFLAVSWTDFFQGILMFLALVIVPIVAISEMGGWNETVNAVGAIDPSYLDAFTGVGIISILSLLAWGLGYFGQPHIVTRFMAVKSVDEIPKARFVGMTWMVLALFGAIFTGFIGIAYFSVNGPAGAAIGEGAHETVFILFTQILFNPWVSGFLLAAILSAIMSTIDSQLLVSSSALAEDVYKGFLRKDASQTELVWVGRIGVVVIALIAIALAYNPESSVLELVGYAWAGFGAAFGPVLLLALFWKRMTRNGALAGMIVGGVTVIVWAELDRWFGLSADQFPILGLYEIIPGFIFAWIAAMVFSILDKEPSEEIQAEFDQVNEELK; this is encoded by the coding sequence TTGGAATTAGCTACGATTATTACATTTATCGTGTATTTAGTTGGTATGCTCGTTATTGGTTTAATAGCATACAAAATGACAAGTAATTTATCAGATTATGTTTTAGGTGGTCGTCGATTAGGCGGAAGTGTTGCTGCACTTAGTGCGGGGGCATCTGATATGAGTAGTTGGCTATTACTAGGTCTACCGGGCGCTATGTATGTTGGTGGTATGAGTGAAATATGGCTCGCGGTTGGTTTAGCAGTTGGTGCATATTTAAATTGGCAGTTTATGGCGGCACGTCTTCGTAAGTACACAAAGGTTGCGAATGATTCCATTACTCTACCAGATTTCTTAGAGCATCGTTTTAAAGATAGCTCTAAGTCGCTTCGTATTATTTCAGCACTCGTTATTTTAGTATTCTTCGCTTTCTACACGTCTTCAGGACTTGTAGGAGGGGCATTGTTATTTGAATCATCATTTGGAATGACGTATACTCAAGCACTTTGGATTGGTGCCATTGTTATTATTTCTTACACATTCCTTGGTGGTTTCTTAGCAGTCAGCTGGACAGACTTTTTCCAAGGGATCTTAATGTTCTTAGCATTAGTCATTGTTCCGATTGTCGCTATTTCTGAGATGGGCGGCTGGAATGAAACAGTTAATGCGGTAGGTGCCATTGATCCATCTTATCTTGATGCCTTTACAGGAGTTGGAATCATCTCGATTCTATCACTTCTTGCTTGGGGACTTGGTTACTTTGGCCAGCCCCATATTGTAACTCGCTTTATGGCGGTTAAATCCGTTGATGAAATTCCTAAAGCTCGTTTTGTAGGGATGACATGGATGGTCCTTGCACTATTCGGTGCAATCTTCACTGGTTTTATCGGTATTGCATACTTCTCTGTAAATGGTCCTGCTGGTGCAGCGATCGGAGAAGGAGCTCATGAGACGGTGTTTATCTTATTTACGCAAATTCTATTTAATCCATGGGTATCAGGTTTCTTATTAGCAGCGATTCTATCTGCAATCATGTCAACGATTGACTCACAGCTGCTTGTATCATCAAGTGCGCTTGCTGAGGATGTGTATAAAGGCTTCCTGCGTAAAGATGCATCTCAAACGGAGTTAGTTTGGGTCGGCCGTATCGGGGTCGTTGTGATTGCTTTAATCGCGATTGCATTAGCTTATAATCCTGAAAGCTCTGTTCTTGAACTGGTAGGATATGCGTGGGCTGGTTTCGGTGCTGCATTCGGTCCGGTTCTGCTTCTTGCATTGTTCTGGAAACGTATGACGCGTAACGGGGCACTTGCCGGTATGATTGTCGGTGGTGTGACTGTTATCGTTTGGGCAGAACTTGATCGCTGGTTTGGCTTAAGTGCTGATCAGTTCCCAATCCTAGGTCTATATGAAATCATCCCAGGTTTCATTTTTGCGTGGATTGCAGCAATGGTCTTCAGTATCCTTGATAAAGAACCATCTGAAGAGATTCAAGCTGAATTTGATCAAGTAAATGAAGAATTAAAATAA
- a CDS encoding CamS family sex pheromone protein: MVRRLGLVSLTGLLFLTGCFPMFQQEPDEVVVEESQQEEQVVDIVPRVSTPENYYQSVLYDGSYLHGQSRGFGNAVVYNRLDLDNLEMGLTQIAKEQFDPENYFFREGQFINRNEINSWLMRYDQVENQQGLNPELGEGETLREQEENQPRYLSHILEHNYLVRSEQGNYELGGIVIGLSMNSVYNFRVEDEQGRYYFYETPISQEKMEEEGQRIADLIVQRLRDPNREDGVFDRVPITVALFREQPRQSTIPGNYFMQATAQPGEGLERWQRMNERYYLFPSSAANEDVSNDAASFGQIKDDIQSFFDTYVGVVGRGYYVDNQLQELTIEVPLRFQGKAEIVALTQYAADVINQRINNQNVKVNLYVTSVGGQQESMVVRNPGEEPFIHVFE, from the coding sequence ATGGTAAGACGTTTGGGGCTGGTCTCCTTAACGGGACTATTGTTTTTAACGGGGTGTTTCCCGATGTTTCAGCAAGAACCCGATGAAGTCGTTGTAGAAGAATCGCAGCAAGAAGAACAGGTGGTAGATATTGTTCCACGTGTGTCAACACCTGAGAATTACTACCAAAGTGTGCTTTATGATGGATCATATTTACACGGCCAGTCTAGAGGTTTTGGTAATGCGGTCGTTTACAACCGCTTAGACCTTGATAACTTAGAAATGGGGCTTACGCAAATTGCGAAAGAGCAGTTTGATCCAGAAAACTATTTCTTTCGTGAAGGACAGTTTATTAATAGAAATGAGATTAACAGCTGGTTAATGCGTTATGACCAAGTAGAAAATCAACAAGGGTTAAACCCAGAGCTTGGCGAAGGGGAGACCTTACGTGAACAAGAGGAGAATCAGCCTCGTTATTTATCACATATTTTAGAGCATAATTATTTAGTTAGAAGTGAACAGGGGAATTATGAACTTGGCGGTATCGTTATTGGCCTATCTATGAATAGTGTTTATAACTTCAGGGTAGAAGATGAGCAAGGGCGCTACTATTTCTATGAAACACCAATCAGCCAGGAGAAAATGGAAGAAGAGGGGCAGCGTATCGCTGACTTAATCGTGCAAAGGCTGCGTGATCCTAACCGCGAAGATGGCGTGTTTGACAGGGTACCGATTACAGTAGCGTTATTCCGCGAGCAGCCTCGTCAATCCACCATTCCAGGAAACTATTTTATGCAGGCAACGGCACAGCCAGGGGAAGGCCTTGAGCGGTGGCAGCGCATGAATGAACGGTATTATTTGTTCCCATCAAGTGCTGCTAATGAAGATGTAAGCAATGATGCAGCTTCTTTCGGTCAAATTAAAGATGATATACAAAGCTTCTTTGATACGTATGTCGGGGTAGTTGGCCGCGGCTACTACGTGGATAATCAATTGCAGGAATTAACGATTGAGGTGCCGCTGCGTTTTCAAGGGAAGGCTGAGATTGTAGCATTAACTCAATATGCGGCAGATGTGATCAACCAGCGTATTAACAATCAAAATGTAAAAGTGAATTTATATGTGACCTCAGTTGGCGGACAGCAAGAAAGTATGGTTGTCCGAAATCCGGGTGAGGAACCATTTATTCATGTATTTGAGTAA
- a CDS encoding ABC transporter permease — MAKLLPKGRLLSWSVPLIAVFLGIFIGAIIMLVSGYNPITGYSALIRGIFSDTYYLGETIRMMTPLILAGLAVAFAFRTGLLNIGVEGQLIVGWLASVYVGIAFDLPAVLHLPMAILAGALAGALWGFIPGLLKAKFQVHEVIVTIMMNYIALYTANAIIRSYLLVPGERTESINQSASLSSPFLQSLTDFSRLHWGFVVAILACVIMWFILWRTTKGYELRAVGLNQHASQYAGMNVQRNIILSMLISGGFAGVAGAMEGLGTYGYMSILSGFSGLGFDGIAVALLGANTAIGVVLASFLFGGLKIGALNMQSQAGVPTELVEIVIALIIFFVASSYIIRWVMNRVKKEDI; from the coding sequence ATGGCGAAGTTGCTTCCTAAAGGAAGGTTATTGTCATGGTCTGTCCCTTTGATTGCCGTTTTTCTAGGTATTTTTATTGGGGCAATCATTATGTTAGTAAGTGGTTACAATCCTATTACGGGCTACTCAGCGCTAATTAGAGGGATCTTCAGCGATACGTATTATCTTGGTGAAACGATTCGTATGATGACACCGCTCATTCTTGCAGGTTTAGCGGTAGCATTTGCCTTTAGAACTGGATTATTAAATATCGGGGTTGAAGGACAGCTGATTGTCGGATGGCTGGCGTCGGTTTATGTGGGGATTGCTTTTGATCTTCCGGCAGTGCTTCACCTGCCAATGGCGATTTTAGCTGGTGCCCTTGCTGGTGCACTTTGGGGCTTTATTCCAGGTTTGCTTAAAGCTAAATTTCAAGTGCATGAAGTTATTGTTACAATCATGATGAACTACATTGCGCTTTATACAGCGAATGCTATTATTCGTTCTTATTTACTTGTACCGGGTGAGAGAACTGAATCGATTAATCAGTCTGCTTCTCTTTCCTCTCCATTTTTACAATCACTAACAGACTTCTCACGTTTGCACTGGGGATTTGTTGTTGCGATCTTAGCGTGTGTAATCATGTGGTTTATTTTATGGAGAACTACAAAAGGATACGAACTGCGTGCGGTTGGACTTAACCAACATGCCTCCCAATATGCGGGAATGAATGTTCAACGCAATATTATTTTATCGATGTTAATCAGCGGCGGGTTCGCTGGTGTGGCTGGAGCTATGGAAGGACTTGGAACATACGGCTACATGAGTATCTTATCCGGCTTCTCAGGCTTAGGGTTTGACGGAATCGCTGTTGCCCTTCTTGGTGCAAATACAGCAATTGGTGTAGTACTTGCTTCTTTCTTGTTCGGTGGATTAAAAATTGGTGCCCTAAACATGCAATCACAGGCTGGTGTACCAACAGAGTTAGTTGAAATTGTTATTGCCTTAATTATTTTCTTTGTGGCATCAAGTTACATCATTCGCTGGGTCATGAACCGTGTGAAGAAGGAGGACATCTAA
- a CDS encoding ABC transporter permease codes for MDIMQILGLVIPAAIFAAAPLILTALGGLFSERAGVVNIGLEGLMVMGAFTAIITTLTLEGMGMGGPVVILLALVISILIGSLFSLFHAVASITFRADQIVSGVALNFLAVGLTVFIVRLLYNKGQTDYISNRIYRMDVPLLSDIPFIGPLFFSSAYMTSYVAILLAVIVYFVIFYTPFGLRLRSVGEHPMAADTMGINVNRMRYIGVMLSGAFAGLGGAVFALTVTGNFSATTIVGQGFMALAALIFGKWNPLGALGAALFFGLAQALSITGQQIPLLSDVPPVFLLIAPYVLTILALAGFVGRAEGPKAIGKPYIKGSR; via the coding sequence ATGGATATCATGCAAATTCTTGGGCTTGTTATACCAGCTGCCATTTTTGCAGCGGCCCCGCTTATTTTAACTGCATTAGGTGGACTATTCAGTGAACGTGCGGGTGTTGTAAACATCGGTCTTGAAGGACTGATGGTGATGGGGGCTTTCACAGCCATTATTACGACGTTAACGTTAGAAGGGATGGGAATGGGCGGCCCAGTCGTTATTCTCCTTGCTTTAGTTATTTCAATTTTAATTGGGTCACTTTTCTCTTTATTTCATGCAGTTGCATCCATTACATTCCGTGCGGACCAGATTGTCAGCGGGGTTGCACTGAACTTCCTTGCTGTAGGGTTAACGGTATTTATTGTTCGACTTCTTTATAACAAAGGACAAACGGATTATATTTCTAACCGTATTTACAGAATGGATGTCCCGCTTTTAAGTGATATTCCGTTTATTGGACCACTATTCTTCTCAAGTGCATATATGACTTCGTATGTCGCGATTCTTTTAGCGGTCATTGTGTATTTCGTTATTTTCTACACACCATTCGGTCTTCGCTTACGTTCTGTAGGGGAGCACCCGATGGCAGCTGACACGATGGGGATTAATGTCAATCGTATGCGTTATATCGGTGTTATGCTAAGTGGTGCGTTTGCAGGACTTGGCGGGGCAGTATTTGCTTTAACGGTTACAGGTAACTTCTCAGCAACGACCATCGTTGGACAAGGATTTATGGCGCTGGCAGCCCTGATCTTTGGTAAGTGGAATCCGCTTGGAGCACTTGGAGCGGCGTTATTCTTTGGTCTTGCTCAAGCTTTAAGTATAACTGGTCAGCAAATTCCTTTACTATCAGATGTTCCGCCAGTATTCTTATTGATTGCACCTTACGTGTTAACGATCTTAGCTCTTGCTGGATTTGTTGGACGTGCTGAAGGGCCAAAAGCGATTGGTAAACCGTATATTAAAGGATCGAGATAA